The proteins below are encoded in one region of Corynebacterium felinum:
- a CDS encoding prolyl oligopeptidase family serine peptidase — MSAAQFLSDPSPLIPIDSPDALAWATSWSEHTAGGVDKQLDAELLEILNNDDRIAYVARVGEHLYNFWQDGAHPRGLWRRTTLSSYRDSTPDWEILLDIDALAQAEGENWVWQGAVIRKENDRALIKLSRGGADAATIREFDLDKKQLLEQGFFIPEARSQVSWIDHDTLIVCTDFGPGTLTISGYPKSARILRRNQQLADADELFSGKSDDLLVSAWAETEPGFERIIVRRILDFYTSRTFIHTDSGLQILELPEDCEIALRQNWLFVMPRTDYRTIPAGGLGVIALDAFLCGERNFQLLFRPTQAHSLQNISFSKTHLYTITLHHVASRITAYELGSFIAQPLELPELATARIVSATNYSEEVWLGASSFTQPDTLYRFDGHTLEAIATAPALFDSAGIQTRQHFATSADGTEVPYFITGDFSRTEPQPTLVYAYGGFEVSLLPSYSAVRGHAWLSRGYFYVQANLRGGGEYGPHWHQQATKTNRMRVFEDHQAVLDDLVARGYSTPARTFVRGGSNGGLLSATAVTMYPEKIGGAIVQVPLTDMLRYHTWSAGASWMAEYGDPDIAHERAVLEQYSPLARVVDHAVRPYPPALVTTSTRDDRVHPAHARLFANALLGAGQPVAYYENSEGGHAGAANNRQTAFMEALIYSWIATQLS; from the coding sequence ATGTCTGCAGCGCAGTTTCTTTCTGATCCTTCCCCGCTTATCCCCATTGACTCCCCCGACGCTTTAGCGTGGGCGACGTCTTGGTCCGAGCACACAGCGGGCGGCGTCGATAAGCAGCTTGATGCCGAACTACTCGAAATCCTGAACAATGATGACAGGATCGCATACGTCGCCCGCGTTGGCGAGCACCTCTATAACTTTTGGCAAGACGGCGCTCATCCGCGCGGGTTATGGCGACGGACCACCTTAAGCAGCTATCGTGACAGTACCCCCGACTGGGAAATCCTGCTCGATATCGATGCATTAGCGCAGGCAGAGGGAGAAAACTGGGTCTGGCAAGGCGCGGTGATTCGGAAAGAAAACGATCGCGCCTTGATCAAACTCTCTCGTGGTGGCGCCGATGCCGCAACCATCCGCGAGTTCGACCTTGATAAAAAACAGCTGCTTGAGCAAGGTTTTTTCATCCCCGAAGCCAGATCCCAAGTCTCGTGGATCGACCACGACACGCTGATCGTCTGCACCGATTTCGGCCCCGGCACGCTCACCATTTCCGGATACCCCAAAAGTGCGCGGATCCTTAGGCGAAACCAGCAGCTTGCCGACGCCGACGAGCTGTTCAGCGGCAAAAGCGACGACCTGCTTGTGAGCGCGTGGGCAGAAACCGAACCCGGATTCGAACGCATCATTGTCCGCCGCATCCTCGATTTTTACACCTCCCGCACCTTCATCCACACCGATTCTGGGCTGCAAATCCTCGAACTTCCTGAAGACTGCGAGATAGCGCTGCGCCAAAACTGGCTGTTCGTTATGCCCCGCACCGACTACCGCACCATCCCCGCAGGTGGCCTCGGCGTGATCGCGCTCGATGCATTCCTTTGTGGCGAGCGCAACTTTCAACTTCTTTTCCGCCCCACACAGGCGCATAGTTTGCAAAATATCTCGTTTAGCAAAACTCACCTCTACACCATCACTCTTCACCACGTCGCTAGTCGCATCACAGCCTACGAGCTGGGCAGTTTCATCGCCCAACCGCTCGAACTTCCCGAGCTTGCAACAGCACGCATTGTTTCTGCCACCAACTATTCCGAGGAAGTATGGCTTGGCGCTTCCAGCTTCACCCAACCCGACACCCTCTACCGCTTCGACGGCCATACGCTCGAAGCGATCGCAACTGCGCCAGCTCTGTTTGATAGCGCCGGTATTCAGACCCGCCAGCACTTTGCCACCAGCGCAGACGGCACTGAAGTTCCGTACTTCATCACCGGCGATTTCTCCCGCACCGAGCCTCAGCCGACACTGGTGTACGCCTACGGTGGTTTCGAGGTGTCACTTCTTCCCTCCTACTCCGCGGTGCGCGGGCACGCATGGTTAAGTCGCGGCTATTTTTATGTTCAAGCCAATCTGCGTGGCGGGGGTGAATACGGACCGCACTGGCACCAGCAGGCAACGAAAACAAACCGTATGCGCGTGTTTGAAGATCACCAGGCGGTGCTCGATGACCTCGTTGCCCGCGGCTATTCCACCCCGGCGCGCACGTTTGTCCGCGGTGGGTCGAATGGTGGTTTGTTGTCGGCTACTGCTGTGACGATGTATCCGGAGAAGATTGGTGGGGCGATTGTTCAGGTGCCGTTGACTGATATGCTTCGTTACCATACGTGGTCGGCTGGGGCTTCGTGGATGGCGGAGTATGGTGATCCTGATATTGCCCACGAGCGGGCTGTGCTTGAGCAGTATTCGCCGTTGGCGCGGGTGGTCGATCATGCGGTTCGCCCGTATCCGCCGGCGTTGGTGACTACTTCGACGCGTGATGATCGGGTGCATCCGGCGCATGCGCGGTTGTTTGCGAATGCGTTGCTTGGGGCTGGCCAGCCGGTTGCTTATTATGAAAATTCTGAAGGTGGCCATGCTGGGGCTGCGAATAATAGGCAGACTGCTTTTATGGAAGCACTTATTTATAGTTGGATTGCGACACAATTATCATGA
- a CDS encoding alpha/beta hydrolase, with translation MRRTLRHVAAVACALSIVVAAPAQSAPVSPAQLAGNAPVSQVSVGPNLAENPKWRSKVDGDRVVEMWATSPAMDNRAIPLVVLKAANPQRPTIYLLNGGDGGEGLANWLMQTDVIDFYKDKDVNVVIPMSGRFSYYTDWVEDMPQLGGKQRWETFLTRELPGPLEGILKANGKRAIAGMSMSATSAVLLAQHNPGFYDGVGAFSGCYASAKPMPMAFIGLTLQRADANPTQMWGPLGSPTWHWNDAVAQAEGLRNTHVYVSNGSGLAGAWDMPSGPRLREHHPFIQSVAATTTIVEGGVIEAATNGCTHDLKAKMDKLGIPADWNLRPTGTHSWGYWQDDLRGSWATFDRAFHS, from the coding sequence ATGAGAAGAACTCTACGACACGTGGCCGCTGTCGCGTGCGCCCTTTCAATCGTCGTTGCCGCCCCAGCTCAGTCCGCACCGGTGAGCCCAGCACAACTTGCTGGAAACGCCCCTGTTTCCCAGGTTAGTGTGGGGCCGAACCTTGCCGAGAACCCGAAGTGGCGTTCCAAAGTGGATGGCGATCGCGTTGTTGAAATGTGGGCCACGTCCCCTGCCATGGACAATCGTGCTATCCCACTGGTGGTCCTTAAGGCAGCGAATCCTCAGCGTCCTACCATTTACTTGCTCAATGGTGGCGATGGTGGTGAAGGCTTGGCCAACTGGTTGATGCAGACCGACGTGATTGATTTCTATAAGGATAAGGACGTCAACGTTGTTATCCCTATGTCGGGCCGCTTCTCGTACTACACCGACTGGGTTGAAGATATGCCCCAGCTTGGGGGTAAGCAGCGGTGGGAAACCTTCCTCACCCGTGAGCTGCCTGGCCCACTTGAAGGAATCCTGAAGGCAAACGGTAAGCGTGCGATTGCTGGTATGTCGATGTCGGCAACCTCCGCTGTCCTGTTAGCACAGCACAACCCCGGTTTCTACGACGGCGTGGGCGCGTTCTCCGGCTGCTACGCTTCCGCGAAGCCAATGCCCATGGCCTTCATCGGCCTTACCCTGCAGCGTGCGGATGCCAACCCCACCCAAATGTGGGGGCCATTGGGAAGCCCAACATGGCATTGGAATGATGCAGTCGCCCAAGCCGAGGGGCTGCGCAACACCCATGTGTATGTATCCAATGGTTCCGGCTTAGCAGGCGCATGGGATATGCCAAGTGGTCCACGTTTGCGCGAGCACCATCCATTCATCCAGTCCGTGGCCGCTACCACCACCATTGTGGAAGGTGGCGTCATTGAGGCTGCCACCAATGGTTGTACTCACGATCTGAAGGCAAAGATGGATAAGTTGGGAATCCCAGCTGATTGGAACCTTCGCCCCACCGGCACCCATTCTTGGGGTTACTGGCAGGATGATCTCCGCGGTTCGTGGGCAACCTTTGACCGCGCTTTCCATTCCTAG
- the lpdA gene encoding dihydrolipoyl dehydrogenase, whose product MTEHYDVVVLGAGPGGYVSAIRAAQLGKKVAVVEKQYWGGVCLNVGCIPSKALLKNAEVAHIFNHEAKTFGISGEVSFDFGAAHARSRKVSEGIVKGVHYLMKKNGITEIDGLGSFKDAKTLTISEGKDAGKTITFDNCIIATGSVVRSLPGVTIGGNVVSFEEQILNPEAPESMVIVGAGAIGMEFAYVLANYGVKVTIVEFMDRVLPNEDADVSKEIAKQYKKLGVKLLTGHKTTAIRDLGGANGVEVDVESKDGSKSETLKADRVMVSIGFAPRTEGYGLENTGVKLTDRGAIAIDDRMRTNVEGIYAIGDVTAKLQLAHVAEAQGVVAAETIAGAETQELGDYMMMPRATFCNPQVASFGYTEEQAKQKFEGREIKVASFPFTANGKAQGLAETAGFVKIVADAEFGELLGAHMVGANVSELLPQLTLAQRFDLTCEEIGRNVHTHPTLSEAMKEAAEGIMGHMINL is encoded by the coding sequence GTGACTGAACATTATGACGTAGTAGTACTCGGCGCTGGCCCAGGTGGCTATGTGTCCGCTATCCGTGCAGCTCAGCTTGGTAAGAAAGTTGCTGTAGTAGAAAAGCAGTACTGGGGTGGTGTCTGCCTCAACGTGGGCTGTATTCCTTCCAAGGCTCTGCTGAAAAACGCAGAAGTAGCTCACATCTTCAACCACGAGGCGAAGACCTTCGGCATTTCCGGCGAGGTTTCTTTCGACTTCGGTGCTGCACACGCACGTTCCCGCAAGGTTTCTGAGGGAATTGTGAAGGGTGTGCACTACTTGATGAAGAAGAACGGCATCACCGAAATTGACGGTTTGGGCTCCTTTAAGGATGCAAAGACTCTGACGATTTCCGAGGGTAAGGATGCTGGCAAGACCATCACCTTCGACAACTGCATCATTGCTACCGGTTCGGTAGTTCGCTCTCTTCCAGGCGTGACCATCGGCGGTAACGTCGTGTCCTTCGAGGAGCAGATCCTCAACCCTGAAGCACCAGAGTCCATGGTGATTGTGGGCGCAGGTGCTATCGGCATGGAGTTTGCCTATGTTTTGGCAAATTACGGTGTCAAGGTCACCATCGTGGAGTTTATGGATCGCGTTCTGCCTAACGAAGACGCAGACGTATCCAAGGAAATCGCTAAGCAGTACAAGAAGCTCGGCGTGAAGCTGCTCACCGGCCACAAGACCACCGCTATTCGTGATCTTGGTGGAGCTAACGGCGTTGAGGTTGATGTGGAGTCCAAGGACGGTTCCAAGTCTGAAACCCTCAAGGCTGACCGTGTTATGGTTTCCATCGGTTTTGCTCCTCGCACCGAAGGCTACGGCCTAGAGAACACTGGTGTGAAGCTGACCGATCGTGGCGCTATCGCTATCGATGACCGCATGCGCACCAACGTTGAGGGCATCTACGCTATTGGCGATGTGACCGCTAAGCTGCAGCTTGCTCACGTGGCTGAAGCGCAGGGCGTGGTGGCTGCAGAAACCATCGCTGGTGCTGAAACCCAGGAACTGGGCGATTACATGATGATGCCTCGTGCAACCTTCTGTAACCCACAGGTTGCTTCCTTCGGTTACACCGAGGAGCAGGCAAAGCAGAAGTTCGAAGGACGCGAGATTAAGGTTGCCTCCTTCCCATTCACTGCAAACGGTAAGGCTCAAGGCTTGGCTGAGACCGCAGGTTTTGTCAAGATTGTTGCTGATGCAGAATTCGGTGAGCTCCTTGGTGCGCACATGGTCGGTGCCAACGTGTCCGAACTGTTGCCACAGCTGACTCTGGCACAGCGTTTCGATCTCACCTGTGAAGAAATCGGCCGCAACGTGCACACCCACCCAACCCTGTCTGAGGCAATGAAGGAAGCTGCTGAAGGCATCATGGGCCATATGATCAACCTGTAA
- a CDS encoding DUF1707 SHOCT-like domain-containing protein, whose translation MESQQPKIRVSSFHRNCVAHALKFALDDGQLDFMEYTTRNNQAMHAVYRDELQPLLADLDFGPSMPHVQEPGYWDAVTARFHSPIMPEQLHNADLLPRADMTPYSSENSVASQRNFLLPATHGGVGNSISFFSSNKRVGSWVCAPEHTALCIFGSTKLDFTKAQVTSMRTTVMVNNIFGEVVIIVPEHCEVEDNVQAIFGEVSRKDRRKHSQHTDLSHGAPVISIEGLCLFGSVVIKRVPTKS comes from the coding sequence ATGGAATCCCAGCAACCGAAGATTCGCGTGAGTAGTTTTCACCGCAACTGCGTTGCCCATGCGCTGAAATTTGCCCTCGATGACGGCCAGTTGGATTTTATGGAATACACAACCCGCAACAATCAAGCGATGCACGCGGTTTATCGCGACGAACTGCAGCCTCTTCTTGCGGATCTCGATTTCGGGCCGTCCATGCCGCATGTGCAGGAGCCGGGGTACTGGGACGCTGTCACGGCGCGTTTTCATAGCCCCATCATGCCTGAGCAGCTTCACAATGCAGACCTGCTACCCCGCGCGGACATGACCCCTTACAGCAGTGAGAATAGCGTAGCGTCACAGCGAAACTTCCTGCTGCCTGCCACCCACGGTGGGGTGGGTAATAGCATTTCTTTTTTCAGCAGCAACAAGCGGGTCGGCTCGTGGGTGTGCGCACCCGAACATACTGCTCTCTGTATTTTCGGTTCGACAAAGCTTGACTTCACAAAGGCTCAGGTAACCTCCATGCGCACCACAGTGATGGTGAACAATATTTTTGGCGAGGTGGTGATCATCGTGCCAGAGCATTGTGAAGTTGAAGATAATGTGCAGGCAATCTTTGGTGAAGTGTCGCGCAAAGACCGGAGGAAACACAGCCAACACACCGACTTAAGTCACGGTGCACCAGTAATCAGCATTGAAGGCTTGTGCCTGTTCGGTTCCGTGGTTATTAAGCGAGTGCCAACAAAATCTTAA
- a CDS encoding DUF6891 domain-containing protein, producing MDLNEELPHEVAYKCQNLLAIDEEIAGEILESLWTLILCGDCAEDELVHTLCECVEDETDEDCDEATAYAVVNHLLQARAQLLAQFGEIHSRLTAAFEQLQERGLLALQDFTCCSTCGHHEAGSRMYKEKKRGYVFFHRQDTEVFSPGKCV from the coding sequence ATGGATCTTAATGAAGAACTCCCCCATGAGGTTGCATACAAGTGCCAGAACCTTCTAGCGATCGACGAAGAAATCGCTGGCGAGATTCTCGAAAGTTTGTGGACATTAATTCTCTGCGGTGACTGTGCCGAGGATGAACTTGTTCACACCTTATGCGAATGCGTGGAAGATGAAACTGACGAAGACTGTGATGAAGCCACTGCTTATGCGGTGGTGAATCATTTACTTCAGGCACGTGCGCAGCTTCTTGCCCAGTTCGGTGAGATTCATAGCCGCTTAACAGCAGCCTTTGAGCAATTACAGGAGCGGGGATTGTTAGCTTTGCAGGATTTCACCTGTTGTTCTACCTGTGGACACCATGAGGCGGGGTCGCGGATGTACAAGGAGAAAAAGCGCGGCTACGTGTTTTTCCACCGACAAGATACTGAGGTTTTCTCACCGGGGAAATGCGTTTGA
- a CDS encoding transposase family protein, giving the protein MLRYSATLDVPISTARTISAWLQAHRRRHDLRPHQRATTCWEQAIMLLRWLYEATSIATIARDARVSQATGYRYIHEALRVVSAKSPTLIDALRHAKDANNLFVCLDGTLIRTDRVARKNPKNRHDLWYSGKHKAFGGNVQVLTDESGYPLWVSSVSPGSTHDITAAREHVLDAISTVDICVLADKGYIGAGHNVHTPIRGRNLADDEYEYNRRLNGLRAPSERANAMLKQLKALRRVTLCPKTITAIAKTALVVLHLARKILW; this is encoded by the coding sequence GTGCTTCGCTATTCTGCCACACTTGACGTCCCAATTTCCACTGCACGTACCATCAGCGCTTGGCTTCAAGCTCATCGCCGTCGACATGACCTTCGCCCCCATCAACGTGCCACAACGTGTTGGGAGCAAGCAATTATGCTTCTACGCTGGCTTTATGAAGCAACAAGTATCGCTACTATTGCTCGTGATGCTCGTGTTTCACAAGCCACAGGCTACCGCTACATCCATGAAGCACTCAGGGTTGTTTCCGCCAAATCTCCCACCCTCATCGACGCACTACGCCATGCCAAGGACGCCAATAATCTTTTCGTCTGCCTTGACGGAACACTCATCCGAACAGACCGCGTAGCGAGAAAGAACCCGAAAAACCGTCACGATCTGTGGTATTCCGGAAAACATAAGGCATTTGGTGGCAATGTACAGGTGCTCACTGACGAGAGTGGGTACCCACTATGGGTATCCTCAGTATCTCCTGGATCAACCCACGACATCACAGCAGCGCGTGAGCATGTTCTTGATGCAATAAGCACTGTTGATATTTGCGTTCTTGCCGACAAAGGCTACATTGGTGCAGGTCACAACGTACACACACCGATCAGAGGAAGGAATCTGGCAGATGACGAATACGAGTACAACCGTCGTCTTAACGGTTTGCGAGCACCATCAGAACGAGCAAACGCCATGCTCAAACAACTCAAAGCACTACGGCGTGTAACACTATGCCCTAAAACCATTACAGCCATCGCAAAAACTGCTTTAGTCGTCCTACACCTAGCCCGCAAAATACTCTGGTGA
- the ramB gene encoding acetate metabolism transcriptional regulator RamB encodes MAKTYVGSRLRQLRRERDLSQAALAQTLGLSASYVNQIEHDVRPLTLPVLNRITESFGVDATFFSRDDDSRLLAEIQDVILDQELCKSPIPLHDLADMVQNHPEIARTMVDMHRRYRNVRDKLSVATDVRHTAAHQPAVAQALSMPHDEVRDFFYARQNYLHTLDIAAETIAQELSVSTFAIRNTEEALSQRLTNRHNISVSTGAEIGNKLHHLDTSTGTLTLSSRLVAGQRAFRMSAELGYLEAGEIMHELVDAHHFTTEEARMLALRGVASYFAAALMLPYRLFHQEAERSGYDIEYLCQMFGVGYETLCHRLSTLQRPKLRGIPFTFVRVDRAGNMSKRQSATGFHFTHSGGTCPLWNVYETFANPGTIMRQLAQMPDGRNYLWIARTVKHHQGRFGETGKLFAIGLGCDARHADRTVYATGFDLRDFSSAVPIGAGCRVCTRENCAQRAFPAINRTITVDPHSSNVAPY; translated from the coding sequence ATGGCGAAAACCTATGTTGGCTCCCGTTTGCGTCAGCTACGCAGGGAGAGAGACTTAAGCCAGGCCGCACTCGCACAGACCCTTGGCCTTTCTGCAAGCTACGTGAATCAAATCGAACATGACGTTCGCCCCCTCACGCTTCCTGTACTCAACCGCATTACGGAATCTTTTGGCGTTGACGCCACCTTTTTCTCACGCGACGATGACTCACGTCTTCTTGCAGAAATTCAAGATGTGATTTTGGACCAAGAGCTGTGCAAATCCCCTATCCCCCTGCACGACTTAGCAGACATGGTGCAAAATCATCCTGAGATTGCTCGCACCATGGTGGATATGCACCGGCGTTATCGCAACGTTCGCGACAAGCTTTCCGTGGCTACTGATGTGCGCCACACCGCCGCGCATCAGCCAGCCGTAGCGCAGGCTCTTTCGATGCCTCATGATGAGGTCCGCGATTTCTTTTACGCCCGCCAAAATTACCTCCATACCCTCGACATTGCTGCGGAGACAATCGCGCAGGAGCTTTCTGTATCGACCTTCGCTATTCGCAACACTGAAGAGGCGTTGTCGCAGCGTTTGACCAACCGGCACAATATTTCAGTCTCAACCGGTGCTGAAATCGGCAATAAGCTGCATCATCTTGATACTTCGACGGGCACGTTGACTCTATCGTCACGCTTGGTTGCCGGCCAGCGCGCCTTCCGCATGTCCGCTGAACTGGGCTATTTAGAAGCGGGCGAGATCATGCATGAGCTCGTCGACGCCCACCACTTCACCACCGAAGAAGCACGCATGCTTGCCTTACGTGGCGTCGCATCGTATTTCGCCGCCGCACTTATGCTCCCCTACCGCCTTTTCCACCAGGAAGCTGAGCGCAGTGGCTACGATATCGAGTATTTATGCCAAATGTTCGGGGTGGGATATGAAACGTTGTGCCACCGGCTCTCGACCCTGCAGCGACCAAAGCTTCGCGGCATCCCCTTCACTTTCGTTCGTGTCGACCGTGCTGGAAATATGAGCAAACGCCAGTCCGCCACGGGCTTTCATTTCACTCATTCTGGCGGTACCTGCCCCTTGTGGAATGTGTATGAAACTTTCGCCAATCCTGGCACTATTATGCGCCAGCTTGCTCAAATGCCTGATGGTCGCAACTATTTGTGGATCGCTCGAACCGTCAAGCACCACCAAGGTCGCTTTGGCGAAACCGGCAAACTCTTTGCCATTGGCCTTGGCTGCGACGCGCGCCATGCCGACCGCACGGTCTATGCCACTGGTTTTGACCTGCGGGATTTCTCCTCCGCTGTCCCGATCGGTGCAGGTTGTCGGGTATGCACCCGGGAAAACTGTGCGCAACGAGCCTTCCCCGCTATCAATCGGACGATTACTGTCGATCCGCACAGCTCAAACGTGGCACCGTACTAA
- a CDS encoding succinate dehydrogenase cytochrome b subunit has product MTVNNIDRDAIAHGKITEKPLRERPKYPTWALKLTMAITGLIFAGFVVFHMVGNLKVFLPHYEDGTHPIDVYAHWLQKEVLYPLVPHGWFVWIFRLVLLAAIALHIYGAFALTKRSHQSRGKFRRTNLIGGMNSFTTKTMLVTGIVLLAFIVFHVLDLTVGVQPAASDVFEHGAVYANMVASFSRWPVTIFYVIAMVVLFLHLSHGIWLAVSDLGITGKRTRAVLLVIAYLVPAAVMIGNISIPLSIALGLVG; this is encoded by the coding sequence ATGACTGTAAATAACATCGACCGTGACGCAATCGCTCACGGCAAAATCACTGAAAAGCCGCTGCGTGAGCGGCCAAAGTACCCGACCTGGGCTCTGAAACTGACGATGGCCATTACCGGCCTCATCTTCGCAGGCTTCGTCGTGTTCCACATGGTCGGTAACCTGAAAGTTTTCCTTCCTCACTATGAGGACGGAACCCACCCAATTGACGTGTACGCACACTGGCTGCAGAAGGAAGTTCTGTACCCACTGGTGCCACACGGCTGGTTCGTGTGGATCTTCCGTCTGGTCCTGCTGGCAGCGATTGCGCTTCATATCTACGGCGCGTTCGCACTGACCAAGCGCTCTCACCAGTCCCGCGGTAAGTTCCGTCGCACCAACCTCATTGGTGGTATGAACTCCTTCACCACCAAGACCATGCTGGTCACCGGCATTGTGCTGCTTGCGTTCATCGTCTTCCACGTGCTGGATCTGACCGTTGGCGTGCAGCCAGCAGCAAGCGATGTCTTCGAGCACGGTGCAGTGTACGCAAACATGGTTGCGAGCTTCTCTCGCTGGCCAGTGACGATCTTCTACGTTATCGCCATGGTTGTACTCTTCCTGCACCTGTCCCACGGCATTTGGCTGGCAGTCTCCGACCTCGGCATCACCGGCAAGCGCACCCGCGCGGTCCTGCTGGTTATCGCGTACCTGGTCCCAGCAGCCGTCATGATCGGCAACATCTCGATCCCGCTTTCCATCGCCTTGGGCCTGGTTGGCTAG
- a CDS encoding fumarate reductase/succinate dehydrogenase flavoprotein subunit — MSTHSETVTRPEFNHPVSIVPGVVPGTVLEANEPKGVPTKDMWQYHKDHMELVSPLNRRKFRVLVVGTGLSGGAAAAALGELGYDVKAFTYHDAPRRAHSIAAQGGVNSARGKKVDNDGAYRHVKDTVKGGDFRCRESDCWRLAYESVRVIDHMNAIGAPFAREYGGALATRSFGGVQVSRTYYTRGQTGQQLQLSTASSLQRQIHLGTVEIFTHNEMVDLIITEKDGQKRCEGLIMRNLITGELTAHTGHAVILATGGYGNVYHMSTLAKNSNAGAIMRAYEAGAYFASPSFIQFHPTGLPVNSEWQSKTILMSESLRNDGRVWSPIKPNDDRDPNTIPEEERDYFLERRYPAFGNLVPRDVASRAISQQINAGLGVGPLHNASYLDFRDAIERLGQATIKERYSNLFQMYEEAIGEDPYTTPMRIAPTCHFTMGGLWTDYNEMTSIPGLFAAGECSWTYHGANRLGANSLLSASVDGWFTLPFTIPNFLAGYLGQERLSEDAPEVKVALDRAQARINKLMNIKGDNPHGPEYYHRQLGEILYKYCGVARDIEGLKQGIEEIRALRKDFWANMRMTGTDKELNQVLEYAARVADYIDLGELMCVDALDRDESCGAHFRDDHLSPEGEAERDDENWCFVSAWEPGAQEGEFIRHAEPLVFEAIPLMTRNYK; from the coding sequence ATGAGCACTCACTCTGAGACCGTAACTCGCCCTGAGTTCAACCACCCAGTATCTATCGTTCCTGGTGTTGTTCCAGGCACCGTGCTGGAGGCTAATGAGCCCAAGGGCGTCCCAACCAAGGACATGTGGCAGTATCACAAGGACCACATGGAACTGGTTTCCCCGCTGAACCGTCGTAAGTTCCGCGTTCTCGTCGTTGGTACCGGCCTGTCCGGTGGTGCCGCTGCGGCCGCTCTCGGCGAGCTTGGCTACGACGTTAAGGCTTTCACCTACCATGACGCTCCTCGCCGTGCGCACTCTATTGCTGCGCAGGGTGGCGTGAACTCCGCTCGTGGCAAGAAGGTCGACAACGACGGCGCATACCGCCACGTGAAGGACACCGTGAAGGGTGGCGACTTCCGTTGCCGCGAGTCTGACTGCTGGCGTCTGGCGTACGAGTCTGTACGCGTTATCGACCACATGAACGCAATTGGTGCACCGTTCGCACGCGAATACGGTGGCGCTCTTGCTACCCGTTCCTTCGGTGGTGTGCAGGTTTCTCGTACTTACTACACCCGTGGTCAGACCGGTCAGCAGCTGCAGCTGTCCACCGCGTCTTCCCTGCAGCGTCAGATTCACCTCGGCACCGTGGAAATCTTCACCCACAACGAGATGGTTGATCTGATCATCACCGAGAAGGACGGCCAGAAGCGCTGCGAAGGCTTGATCATGCGTAACCTGATCACCGGTGAGCTGACCGCTCACACTGGTCACGCCGTGATTCTTGCTACCGGTGGCTACGGCAACGTTTACCACATGTCCACCTTGGCGAAGAACTCTAACGCTGGCGCTATCATGCGTGCCTATGAGGCGGGCGCTTATTTCGCGTCGCCGTCCTTCATTCAGTTCCACCCAACTGGTTTGCCAGTGAACTCTGAGTGGCAGTCGAAGACCATTCTGATGTCTGAGTCTTTGCGTAACGACGGCCGTGTCTGGTCCCCGATCAAGCCTAACGATGATCGTGACCCCAACACCATCCCTGAGGAAGAGCGTGACTACTTCCTGGAGCGCCGTTACCCAGCGTTCGGTAACTTGGTTCCTCGCGACGTTGCATCCCGCGCTATCTCCCAGCAGATCAATGCTGGTCTGGGTGTTGGTCCGCTGCACAACGCTTCTTACCTGGACTTCCGCGACGCTATCGAGCGTCTTGGGCAGGCAACCATCAAGGAGCGTTACTCCAACCTCTTCCAGATGTACGAAGAGGCAATTGGTGAGGACCCCTACACCACTCCGATGCGCATTGCTCCAACCTGCCACTTCACCATGGGTGGCCTGTGGACCGACTACAACGAAATGACCTCCATCCCAGGTCTGTTCGCTGCAGGCGAGTGCTCCTGGACCTACCACGGTGCAAACCGTCTGGGTGCTAACTCCCTCCTGTCGGCATCCGTGGATGGCTGGTTCACCCTGCCATTCACCATCCCGAACTTCCTCGCTGGTTACCTCGGCCAGGAGCGCCTCTCTGAGGACGCACCAGAGGTGAAGGTTGCTCTTGACCGTGCACAGGCACGCATCAACAAGCTGATGAACATCAAGGGCGATAACCCTCACGGTCCTGAGTACTACCACCGCCAGCTCGGTGAAATCCTGTACAAGTACTGTGGTGTTGCCCGCGATATTGAAGGCCTGAAGCAGGGTATTGAAGAAATCCGTGCACTGCGCAAGGACTTCTGGGCAAATATGCGTATGACTGGTACCGATAAGGAACTTAACCAGGTTCTTGAGTACGCAGCACGTGTTGCTGACTACATCGATCTGGGCGAGCTGATGTGCGTTGACGCACTGGATCGCGATGAGTCTTGTGGTGCACACTTCCGCGATGATCACCTCTCCCCTGAAGGTGAAGCTGAGCGTGACGACGAAAACTGGTGCTTCGTTTCTGCATGGGAGCCTGGTGCACAAGAAGGCGAATTCATCCGCCACGCTGAACCACTCGTATTCGAAGCTATCCCTCTGATGACAAGGAATTACAAGTAA